Part of the Leptodactylus fuscus isolate aLepFus1 chromosome 6, aLepFus1.hap2, whole genome shotgun sequence genome, ATGCTTGCACAGTACACTCATACAAACCAAGGACAGAAAGTATAGAAAGTATACTACACATGTGCAAGAGTGGTGACTTTGATGCAGTAAGAGGATCAATTCCTGGGCTCTaaaggagtctgtattcctcctgtaatgaGGGCTGATACATTAGAAACCAGTAAAAAATCCCCATAAAGAatcagttttatgccccatatcACATTTGGAGAACCCCTGAGATAACAGAACAGTGAACATCCCCCGAAAATTGACTCCGAAATTAAAATCCTACTTCACCCTTCAGATGCTGACACTCCCTGGCAACAAGTTCATGCAATTGAGGAAGGGCTTTTTTAGAACACGAATCACGGTTTGACTGCTTGCGTTGTGCTATTTCTTCCAATAAACTTCAATCACGTTTTTATTTGACTTGAGTGTGCTGTCATCACTGCTTCCTTTCTCCATATTACTTCACTCTTCAAGgcatatatgggaagaatatgcaaatgtgtttccatgatgtaattaggaagacagtgcctaaGTAtgtgcaaaccaatagagggcactagctgaggatgtgcaagtctcttccatgatgtaattaggaagacagaacctcagccatgcacTCCTATAGGggagtgctccctttaacatcatgccgaacCTACCAGAGGCCTtgtgtttgcaatgatgctgggattttaccaggttcagtatctcaactgaggatggccgtttcgatgtgtttgcatctcttcagcccggtgtagagaagactaacctggtagaggtgagaggctataGACAGGGATATAGTGATAGTTTTAAGCCCAAGAAAGCTTCTAACTATGCTAGGACATCACACAGCCAGATACCCGTGTCTCTTCTATATTTCCTGCTAAAATTGTGGTAGAGAGATAAATTTTTAAGGGTCAGGGCAcgtggagttttttggcactccaaaaaagcctcccaatagagttatatctttttggaggctgattttgaggtggattttgaggtgttaCGAGACAATGGTTACAGCTACATGTTTGACCAAGAAAGATAGAGAGTACAATAAGTACAATAAGTTGTAGCAGCACCTAACAGCTTTTAAGTCAATAGACAGTGGGTAGGTAAgtggaccttacagtgctgatgtcaaatGGAGTATAAAAGCTTTGACATTTTTGATCAGTCTTTAGTTGCTCTAAATGATGGACATGCAAATAGACCTGTGAAGCCTCTCACTGCATCCTAGGTTATAGAACAGTTCTGAGAAAGCAAAAAGAATTTCAGTAATAGTTAGAAAACTAGGAGAACTTAGAGAATCAAGAAATTACATGGGTAGATTAGTGTTAGAATTCAATAGTAATAGTGTCAGTtcatagatgcagcagagctgagtgtgcgttgaaccatactgcacactcagctctgctgcatctctgtgtgtgctcagcactgctacatctgagatcggaccacaatggaaactgtcgTGGATAGatcttggactccgcctcctccatcagaaccagcattgattggccgaattctgtacactggccaatcaacactggtcaatgcattcctatgggaaaaagtcagctcgcgcatatcgcaagctgacagggatctcgacgtaataaagtgacttgggcatgttagatgcccccagacatgcttcccctgctgtcccagttgcattacagaggtgttggcatcatttcctggggtgtgatagtggacttggtgaccctcctgagtcgaatggtgggatcccctgaaactaagcattttctcccatagactataatggggtttgatattcattcgaatagtcaaatattgagcggctattcgaaacgaatatcgaatattttactgttcgctcatctctagtgttaacaaaaaaaaaactgatttgctTGAGtaaagatcttttttttttttttccatgtgactTTCTCTCCTCATGACTGGCTCATGAATATAATAACACATGATGTGATAAATAATTCTAATGATCATATTAATCTACAGAGATGTCAAGTACTTCTATATACAGACCAGTCTGGGAGATATCGCATCATCTGTACCACAAGACTACACGATGGATCCCAGTACTTACAAGCGCTATCACATACACGGCCATGATTCCAGACAATTTCTGGAGCACTATGTATCAGATAAACCTGACATGGTCTTTGGAGAGGACATCTTGATGTTTCCCATTAAAAGCCTTACAAATGTTTTCACAGAAGGTATGTATCTGGATTGTTTATGGTTAATTCATTTTAACGCATTAAACAGTCATGGTAGTTTATActtggtgacttttttcatattttctttgtTTCTGTTGCaatagccatatgaggtcttcttCATTggatgacaagttgtacttttagtTGACACCAATTTGACATACATAAAAAATTGCCTCCAGTCCTGtttgagaaaagtcatttgcaAACCGCAGAAAACCAGAAATATCACCGAAATGGcatcgcggagaagacttcgaaaaataggagaatagccttttttaaggcttttcctatgtgttaatataaaaaaaaatgggattatAATGATATAATTCCTTTAAATATACTCTGAGCATGTCATAATACTACACTGCAGAccgtgaaggggttaaataattgtAAATAGCTGCATACAAATTGTGCAAACATTTTTTGAGACATGGAAGACCAGAAGGGGCAACCACAGGTGTCAGCTAAACGGATAACAGCTAAACGGATCAGAGTAAAGCCTTGGTCATTGAGTATAATGTAAAATCTAGGACATTAGGGTTTAGTAGAATCGTTTCCCCCTATGTAGTCTCCAGAAATCAAGAAAACTCATTGATAATGTCAAAAAGGTAtcccctattttatcttggctcccattcacacctatgcttgaTATTGCTGTGTGCGtacctgctccttactgtcactattcttgcttgcattcttatccttgacctttggctttcctcactgattattctttggactccaatttggcactgcattgctcgactgttactgacccttgtcTAGCTgatctctctttgttgttgtccgtcttgtctgcgttttgtgtctcacctatacaggaagggaacgtcttcgtggttgctgcctattacgtaggataggggctggcaataggaagggacagttgggggcttcagcttagggctcactgtctcttgtgtcccatcccagggtccaacagctgtcctagcaattccctaacaaaacCAGTTTACTAGAGATCCGctctcatttacttgaatgggagttAAAGTGGTATTCAAATGTCAAGGATCCTATTaggtttttttggtgaggattttggcgctgaatccatgtccaACTTTTACTGAGGTGCCGTGGGCCTTAATGCCCACAATGAGTGCgagcactgatcgtgggcattagtgtGAGGTCTTtgttgtataatacagcaaagacTTGGCGGACATAgcaatatttaaatacccaactaCCTTGTACTATTACAGGGGAGGCTGGAAAGGAGTTAAACATACTAGTTGAAtactgaggctctactcgaaacgaatatcgaatatttcactacttgttcATCTCTATTATTCACCcaatatactgcactgtgcaaatcttaaataaatattataaatattaaaaaaaccacttaggaatctcatggttttttttttgtttttttttactctgctCTGTATGTGTAAGTAAACCTATATAATTCTAGATGTACATCACACACAGTAGTACAATCGTAGTGGTGCCCTCATTCCTTTTTTctgggatatatattatatatatcaatatTTGCATTTTTCTACAGGTCATATTAAAGGAGACATCTTGTTTGACATCAGTTTTGGTTCCCAGATTCATCATCTATTTGCAGCTTGTGAGTTTTTCAAGGACATCATAGTGCTGAAGGTACAAGACAGATGTATCCTGGAGCTGAAAAGATGGGTGGACAAACGTACCGGAGCCTTTCATTGGGGACATGCTGCAAAACTTCATGTGGACATAGAAGGAAAAAGGTGAAGTATTTGTCAAGCTATTAAGGAAAACCCACTGTCATTGTCATAGAGAACATAGGGACACATATCTAGGGAATCTTTAGGCAGTTTATTTTCTACCTGTGAACACCCAGCTCACCCTAGATATTATCCTAATGTGTGTCTTTGTAGACAGATGGTGTTGTGCAGTAATATCATGATGAAATAACCACCCGATGTTTATACATACCTGAACCAGGACTTTGTTTGATTATAGATATATTACACATGCAGGGCTGCAATCAGAAATGATGGGGCCCCATACAGGGACCACAAAGACATTAGCCTGGGGGAATCAGGATGATTTGTGGACTACAGGTAGTGACAAAACTGGGAGTGAACCTTTCAAGGGGATAAACAATTTTCTCATTGACAATAACAGAGTGTGGTTTAACTTATACAGTGTCTACTAGAAATGGTTGAACTGATCTGTTATGAGCCAGGTccgacccgaatattccaaatgatATGTTTTTTCAGGAATCTAAATAAATGGGGATTCATCTGAGATTAACTAAAATGGTCAGCATTAAATATCGCAcaggaaaaataaagaagaaacaCATGACTATGTCATACAGGAAACAAATCCTCTTTAAGAATAGGTCTTTATTAAGGAATTttgcacaactcctttaatagcCTCATGATATTGTGATCTGTAGAATTTTGAGTTCTGTTGGAAAGGCTCAGTTCGAGCTGGACACTTAGCTGTGCCAAATTCAAGCCTctgtactagggttgagcgatcgggatcggaaaaaatcggatcttGATCGGCGAtccagtaaatttcacgatcaagatcgggttccgaTTCCGCCTAAACAATatcaggaacggaattccgatctcgatctctcaacttacctgcacagatccattgccactccccattcttcttgctcctcttctctctcattcacatgtcttcagagcgctgtgcgcgccctcgcctccctaggctagtatagagatgctgggagaaggcggggcttgtggcttaggagagtgtgggtgggtactgggaggggagtgcatcactcacgtctccctgccctgtacccgcccacactctcctaaaccacaacaagccccacctactcccagcatcagtaacactagcctagggaggcggggggcgcgcacagcgctctgaaggcatgtgaatgagatagaagaggagcaagaagaacgggTGCGGCAGCGGATctctgcaggtaagcagacacctaGAGGAATAAGTagccagtggattttttttttttaatcactacacaacgtgaaatccaaaaattgaagcgttcaactTTCGGACTccatactgtgtagtgaataggatcgtttttaaaatctgatcttcgatcatttaaaaaaaatcccattgacttgcattaggaatggaattgggatcaggatcaaatggaaaatgatcggaaattggattttaaaaacgatcctgaaatctcaagatcggctcaaccctactctctacCAGTATTTAGAAGCCCATAATCCAGAGCTTTTATCTTGCCCTATTGATGATGACTGGGGGACAATCACTTTCTTcacttctttttctatttttttcagtcACCAGTCAGAGGATAAAGAACTAAAAGCAAGGTCAGCAATACAACATGTTGTGAAATGTGATCTCCAAAAAGAGAATATGACCGAGCCGATAGTTTTACCTCCAGCCGATTGTATCATCAGTGCTTGGCTGTTAGATGGTATCAGCAAAGACCAAGATgactacattagagatgagcgaacagtgttctatcgaacacatgttcgatcggatatcagggtgttcgccatgttcgaatcgaatcgaacaccacgtggtaaagtgcgccaaaattcgattcccctcccaccttccctggcgccttttttgcaccaataacagcgcaggggaggtgggacaggaactacgacactgggggcattgaaaaaaattggaaaaagtcattggctgccgaaatcaggtgacctccattttagacgaatagtggatttcaaatccgggtcatatgagaatgtgaactttgtgactatgagacagggatagctgtacaggcagggatagctagggataacctttatttaggggggaatgttattaaaaataactttttggggctctatcgggtgtgtaattgtgatttttgtgagataaactttttcccatagggatgcattggccagcgctgattggccgaattccgtactctggccaatcagtgctggccaatgcattctattagcttgatgaagcagagtgtgcacaagggttcaagcgcaccctcggctctgatgtagcagagccgaggctgcacaagggttcaagcgcaccctcggctctgatgtaggagagccgagggtgcacttgaacccttgtgcaccctcagctctgctacatcagagccgagggtgcgcttgaacccttgtgcacactctgcttcatcaagctaatagaatgcattggccagcgctgattggccaatgtattctattagcccgatgaagtagagctgaatgtgtgtgctaagcacacacattcagctctacttcatcgggctaatagaatgcattggccagcgctgattggccagagtacggaactcgaccaatcagcgctggctctgctggaggaggcggagtctaagatcgctccacaccagtctccattcaggtccgaccttagactccgcctcctccggcagagccagcgctgattggccgaaggctggccaatgcattcctatgcgaatgcagagacttagcagtgctgagtcagttttgctcaactacacatctgatgcacactcggcactgctacatcagatgtagcaatctgatgtagcagagccgagggtgcactagaacccctgtgcaaactcagttcacgctaatagaatgcattggccagcgctgattggccaatgcattctattagcccgatgaagtagagctgaatgtgtgtgctaagcacacacattcagcactgcttcatcacgccaatacaatgcattagccagtgctgattggccagagtacggaattcggccaatcagcgctggctctgctggaggaggcggagtctaaggtcggacctgaatggagactggtgtggagcgatcttagactccgcctcctccagcagagccagcgctgattggtcgagttccgtactctggccaatcagcgctggccaatgcattctattagcccgatgaagtagagctgaatgtgtgtgcttagcacacacattcagctctacttcatcaggctaatagaatacattggccaatcagcgctggccaatgcattctattagcttgatgaagcagagtgtgcacaagggttcaagcgcaccctcggctctgatgtagcagagccgaggctgcacaagggttcaagtgcaccctcggctctcctacatcagagccgagggtgcgcttgaacccttgtgcagcctcggctctgctacatcagagccgagggtgcgcttgaacccttgtgcacactctgcttcatcaagctaatagaatgcattggccagcactgattggccagagtacggaattcggccaatcagcgctggccaatgcattctattagcccgatgaagtagagctgaatgtgtgtgctaagcacacacattcagcactgcttcatcacgccaatacaatgcattagccagtgctgattggccagagtacggaattcggccaatcagcgctggctctgctggaggaggcggagtctaagatcgctccacaccagtctccattcaggtccgaccttagactccgcctcctccagcagagccagcgctgattggccgaattccgtactctggccaatcagcactggctaatgcattgtattggcttgatgaagcagtgctgaatgtgtgtgcttagcacacacattcagctctacttcatcgggctaatagaatgcattggccaatcagcgctggccaatgcattctattagcgtgaactgagtttgcacaggggttctagtgcaccctcggctctgctacatcagattgctacatctgatgtagcagtgccgagtgtgcatcagatgtgtagttgagcaaaactgactcagcactgctaagtctgcattcgcataggaatgcattggccagccttcggccaatcagcgctggctcttccggaggaggcggagtctaaggtcggacctgaatggagactggtgtggagcgatcttagactccgcctcctccagcagagccagcgctgattggccgaattccgtactctggccaatcagcactggctaatgcattgtattggcttgatgaagcagtgctgaatgtgtgtgcttagcacacacattcagctctacttcatcgggctaatagaatgcattggccaatcagcgctggccaatgcattctattagcgtgaactgagtttgcacaggggttctagtgcaccctcggctctgctacatcagattgctacatctgatgtagcagtgccgagtgtgcatcagatgtgtagttgagcaaaactgactcagcactgctaagtctgcattcgcataggaatgcattggccagccttcggccaatcagcgctggctctgccggaggaggcggagtctaaggtcggacctgaatggagactggtgtggagctatcttagactccgcctcctccagcagagccagcgctgattggtcgagttccgtactctggccaatcagcactggccaatgcatttctatggggaaaagttagcttgcgaaaatcgcaaactgacagggatttccatgaaataaagtgacttttatgcccccagacatgcttcccctgctgtcccagtgtcattccagggtgttggtatcatttcctggggtgtcatagtggacttggtgaccctccagacacgaatttgggtttcccccttaacgagtttatgttccccatagactataatggggttcgaaacccattcgaacactcgaacagtgagcggctgttcgaatcgaatttcgaacctcgaacattttagtgttcgctcatctctagactacaTCAGATATCTCAGGAAGTTCTCAAGATTGCTGAAACCTGGAGGACACTTCATATTACTTGGTTGTTTAGGTATAACATATTACACGGTTGGGAGAGACAAGTTCCATGGTTTCACATATGATGAAAATTTTGCCAGGAAAGCTCTGGAAGCAGGAGGTTTTATAATAGATGAGTGTAAGGTCCATAAGAGAACAGCTGTGAGTGATCTTACTGACTATAAGGCTATGATATTCATTGTAGCTCACAAGAAGTAATCTTAGATAGAAATGTACTGTATCTATATTCAAACCTTCCATTGTGTGTATTTATCAGGAGGAATAAACAATATACATCTCAGTAGAAGGTTCCAATATCCCATTGAGTTGGTGTTGCTAGGTTTGCGTGAAAAGCTTTTGGCATGGCATATGTATTTTTATAGATTGCCTCTGTATAGAAAGCATAAAGATACTATACAACTAAAATAAATTACCGTAAATGATATTATTATTGCTATGAACAGAGGCTTCTTTTTTTATGAGAATAATTCTCAATCATTGCCTTGTCTCCATTTAGTTAGGGAGTTACTTGTAGATTGCTTTGACACagaaacacctttaggctaaagccccatggaacgacccgcagctataaagtgctagcagaaaaaggaactcattgaagtcaatgggaggctttttttcagcgctgaaatttcacaccaaattcctcaccattttcctccgtgtgaatggacccttaaccaGCTATTACAATCCAAAATTGAGTCTTTTTTGTGGATTCTTTGCAGTTCCCCTGCATTTTTCAACCATCGCAAAGTTAAAAGCCATAGGTTAGACCTATGCATGAGATTTGCAGACACTCTACTACTACTGTAGGTCACAGTGGGAACTCCCTTAGCAAGTCCCCAGCTTTTGtatactttgttttgtttttttcccaaggactgaatatatattttttttcttttcggaCAAGTAGGCACCTGCGAAGCAGGTGGTCTACCCCGGGCATGTTTGGCTCCCAACCTCCctctgctgctaccctgctgaCTCCCAGGCATGCTACTGACTTGCTGGCTTTGCCGCTGCCTCATGTGCAAGCTGCCATTCTCTTCTCCCAATGATGATGAAGCCCCTTATCACCCGGCTCCCAATTGCGATCAGCTACATCATCGAGTACTGTCTACAAGTCACTGATGTCCTCCTTAATGGTCTCTAAGGGGTAGTCCAGGCAtgtaattttacatgtgtaacACCAGCTCTCAGgccactctcctcatcactacttGCCCACCTACTAGACCAAGCACCGGATGTCTCCTTCATATCTTGGCTGGGCACTAGCTGCTGACTGTTCTCTAGTAGCTCAtcctcactgtatagtggataTAAGCCCCCATTTTCTGGCTGAAGGAACAGAAAAAGAACAGAGGCAGGTTAAGGACAGGTGAGGGCACAGGGCCTACTTCCAGGCCTTGTCCAGGGCCATGCCAAGAAAGGGCTGTGTCTGAGGAGCCCACCAACtcttggatgggggggggggtgtcttatgtgACTTGGAATGAAGTGGATGACCAAGTCACCCATTCTAAAACCGATAGGTTGCTGGTCAAGACACAACTGCTAGCTGACACTGGGAGCTGACCATGCTGTCATTCCCCCTACTTTGTTGTGACCTTTGACCCTCCCCTGTGCAGGGCCTGTTGCTACTCTGTCTGACATACTGTTAGATCAAATACGTAAATGAACAAATAactgcagttttgtttttttatcccaCTTTCCCTAGcacctgctgacgtctctccctgcactaagtacCATGTAAAGTGCCTGAACCTAAGATGGTAGAaggtatttatagggctgtgacatcacagggttggatggctgctgattggctataCACATGGCATTATGGGTGATCCCaccttcccatagttccttgcccCATATCCTAACAagtacagcagccattttaggaaaaaagtgGTTGGTTACCacaaagcgtgaggaaatccaAATTCGCAGCAAATTGAatttttcctgaaatttggaacaAATCCCACTTTTCCAGCTTTGATTCTCTCGTCTCTAAATAGTGTAAAAAAGACATTAGAGCATTAAAAAGGGGACAATGTACACAAAATTTATTAAGGTGCATTTAATGTGCGCAACAATTAACAAGGAGGTGCActtattgtacactatgttttatagataggttcacctGTCACTTCATGTTTCTTAGAGATGAGCCATTTGCCAAAGACACAGTGGTCTGGAGCAATTTTCTAGGCATGCTTTGTGTCCTCTGCAGAGTtaattgtacatagggggcaagggtggaatgactctgttgggaagattgggcatgttgggaggaaggaggggcagactcttgggtatgaacacgactgcaggtagtggctgaccggctgctagaaaagcagctggaagcattacccgctagccattgtaacacccgttcctggtgctcgggcctggtctgtgttgtaccctgcaccctgcttaacgcagctgtcatatcaggaattgtgatgagcgcatgctaatgtttcttgtccagtggaaaggatgggataggatttcacataagtctgccacccatggaaactcatggtgcagaaactgagg contains:
- the LOC142209039 gene encoding nicotinamide N-methyltransferase-like codes for the protein MDPSTYKRYHIHGHDSRQFLEHYVSDKPDMVFGEDILMFPIKSLTNVFTEGHIKGDILFDISFGSQIHHLFAACEFFKDIIVLKVQDRCILELKRWVDKRTGAFHWGHAAKLHVDIEGKSHQSEDKELKARSAIQHVVKCDLQKENMTEPIVLPPADCIISAWLLDGISKDQDDYIRYLRKFSRLLKPGGHFILLGCLGITYYTVGRDKFHGFTYDENFARKALEAGGFIIDECKVHKRTAVSDLTDYKAMIFIVAHKK